A single window of Buchnera aphidicola (Aphis nasturtii) DNA harbors:
- the yciA gene encoding acyl-CoA thioester hydrolase YciA, translated as MPKKNKLLPKGTIVLQTLAMPSDTNANGDIFGGWIMSQMDMGGAILAKELAGGKVVTVRVDGITFLKPVSVGDIVSCYANCIKIGKSSITINVEVWIKKIYSKPLGQYYCATEAIFIYVAIDKMGKPRELLPMSII; from the coding sequence ATGCCAAAAAAAAACAAATTATTACCCAAGGGAACAATTGTATTGCAAACTCTCGCAATGCCATCAGATACGAATGCTAATGGTGATATATTTGGGGGGTGGATTATGTCTCAAATGGATATGGGAGGAGCTATACTAGCTAAAGAACTAGCGGGAGGTAAAGTAGTTACTGTTAGAGTAGATGGGATTACTTTTCTAAAACCTGTATCAGTTGGTGACATTGTGAGTTGCTATGCAAATTGTATTAAAATTGGTAAAAGTTCGATTACTATTAATGTAGAAGTCTGGATTAAAAAAATTTATTCTAAACCATTAGGACAATATTATTGTGCTACAGAAGCAATATTTATTTATGTAGCAATTGATAAAATGGGAAAACCTCGTGAATTATTGCCAATGAGCATTATTTAA
- the ribA gene encoding GTP cyclohydrolase II, whose protein sequence is MQLIKIEKAILPTRWGDFIIFGFEEKKNGKNHIALVYGDIKKNIPILSRIHSECLTGDALFSLRCDCGDQLKMAMNKIAHEGRGILIYHRQEGRNIGLLNKIKAYSLQDQGLDTVEANLKLGFSADERDFSLCADIFNILNVKQIRLLTNNPYKVDMLTAAGIDIVERVSLIAKKNNKNYCYLKTKAEKMGHLLFK, encoded by the coding sequence ATGCAATTAATTAAAATAGAAAAAGCTATATTACCTACTCGTTGGGGAGATTTTATCATATTTGGATTTGAAGAGAAAAAAAATGGAAAAAATCATATTGCTCTTGTTTACGGTGATATAAAAAAAAATATACCTATTTTGTCTAGAATACATTCTGAATGTTTAACAGGAGATGCTTTGTTTAGTTTGAGATGCGATTGTGGAGATCAATTAAAAATGGCAATGAATAAAATTGCACATGAGGGTAGAGGCATATTGATATACCATCGTCAAGAAGGTAGAAACATTGGTCTTCTAAATAAAATTAAAGCATACTCTCTTCAAGATCAGGGTTTAGACACTGTTGAAGCTAATTTAAAACTTGGTTTTTCTGCAGATGAACGAGATTTTTCATTATGTGCTGATATTTTTAATATTTTAAATGTCAAACAGATTCGATTATTAACCAATAATCCATATAAAGTCGATATGCTTACTGCTGCTGGAATTGATATTGTAGAAAGAGTTTCTCTCATAGCTAAAAAAAATAATAAAAATTATTGTTATTTAAAAACTAAAGCAGAAAAAATGGGTCATTTACTATTTAAGTAA
- a CDS encoding enoyl-ACP reductase, with protein MGFLKGKKILVTGISNERSIALGIAKSLYKQKAELSFVCKNKKIIDKIKNVINTMNVSSIFFCDVSDDENIKELFFNLKKVWNKFDGFIHAIAYCPKGQMYKDFIENSNKESFNLTHQISSYSFLSMARESKNMLNKFSSLITLSYLGSQRVLSNYNMMGLAKASLESNVRYMAYSLGEKNIRVNGISCGPIKTISSYQIKNFCKIQKYHKSVSFIKNYITSKQIGNVAAFLCSDLSIGITGSIIYVDNGFNVNIPNEII; from the coding sequence ATGGGGTTTTTAAAAGGTAAAAAAATTTTAGTAACTGGTATATCTAATGAAAGATCTATTGCTTTAGGTATAGCAAAATCTTTATATAAACAAAAAGCAGAATTAAGTTTCGTATGTAAAAATAAAAAAATTATTGATAAAATTAAAAATGTGATTAATACAATGAATGTAAGTTCTATTTTTTTTTGTGATGTATCTGATGATGAAAATATTAAAGAATTATTTTTTAATTTAAAAAAAGTATGGAATAAATTTGATGGATTTATTCATGCCATTGCTTATTGCCCTAAAGGACAAATGTATAAAGATTTTATTGAAAATAGTAACAAAGAATCTTTTAATTTAACTCATCAAATTAGTTCATATAGCTTTCTAAGTATGGCAAGAGAATCGAAAAATATGTTAAATAAATTTTCTTCTCTAATTACGCTATCTTATTTAGGATCGCAAAGAGTTTTATCTAACTACAATATGATGGGACTTGCTAAAGCTTCTTTAGAATCTAATGTTCGATATATGGCTTATTCATTAGGTGAAAAAAATATTAGAGTAAACGGAATTTCATGCGGACCTATTAAAACTATATCTTCTTATCAAATTAAAAATTTTTGTAAAATACAAAAATATCATAAATCAGTTTCATTCATTAAAAATTATATTACTAGCAAACAAATAGGTAACGTTGCTGCTTTTTTATGTTCGGATTTATCTATTGGAATCACTGGTTCAATTATTTATGTTGATAATGGATTTAATGTAAATATACCTAATGAAATAATTTGA
- the lipB gene encoding lipoyl(octanoyl) transferase LipB — protein sequence MQNKIIFFKNIGLIDWIITSDKMNRFTEKRNSFTFDEIWFVEHYPVFTKGLLEKNYSIISKNNFINNIPVMTSNRGGKITYHGPGQQMLYFLIDLKRRQINIRQFIDIMHILIVETLNYFSIKSKTKKKFPGIYANDKKICSLGLRVKKGCTLHGLSLNVDMDLTPFNYIHPCGDLYIKMTQIKEFNAFLTLEDIRIVLINKISQLLNVKIIKKLCL from the coding sequence TTGCAAAACAAAATTATTTTTTTTAAAAATATAGGATTAATAGATTGGATTATAACATCTGATAAAATGAATCGTTTTACAGAAAAACGCAATAGTTTTACATTTGATGAAATTTGGTTTGTAGAACATTATCCTGTTTTTACAAAAGGTTTATTAGAAAAAAATTATTCAATAATATCTAAAAATAATTTTATTAATAATATTCCTGTAATGACTTCTAATAGAGGTGGTAAAATTACATATCACGGCCCCGGACAACAAATGTTATATTTTTTAATAGATTTAAAACGGAGACAAATTAATATTCGTCAATTTATAGATATTATGCATATTTTAATAGTAGAGACGTTAAATTATTTTTCTATTAAATCAAAAACTAAAAAAAAATTTCCAGGGATATATGCAAATGATAAAAAAATTTGTTCTTTGGGATTAAGAGTTAAAAAAGGTTGTACTTTACATGGTTTATCATTAAATGTGGATATGGACTTAACTCCATTTAATTATATTCATCCTTGTGGAGATCTGTATATTAAAATGACACAAATAAAAGAATTTAATGCCTTTTTAACATTAGAAGATATTCGTATAGTTTTAATTAACAAAATATCTCAATTATTAAATGTTAAAATTATAAAAAAATTGTGTTTATAG
- the pyrF gene encoding orotidine-5'-phosphate decarboxylase gives MLKLNCANIPKIIIALDFNDKKNAMKLVDLLNPDVFYLKIGKEMFTMLGKKFIYELHQLGFNIFLDLKFHDIPNTVFNATKAAADMGIWMLSIHASGGKKMLISAKKALQSFKTRPLLIGVTALTSLTHTDLKDIGIQMPLQDYILILSKLSSDCGLDGVVCPGKEAEKIKLLCGNKYKIITPGIRCLNDSTFDQNQIITPKQAKKFPIDYIVVGRSITSSKNPIKKLNFIIQSMQ, from the coding sequence GTGCTAAAACTAAATTGTGCTAATATTCCAAAAATAATTATTGCATTAGATTTTAACGATAAAAAAAATGCCATGAAATTAGTAGATCTTCTTAATCCAGATGTATTTTATTTAAAGATCGGAAAAGAAATGTTTACAATGTTAGGAAAAAAATTTATTTATGAATTACATCAATTAGGATTTAATATATTTTTAGATTTAAAATTTCATGATATTCCTAATACTGTTTTTAATGCCACAAAAGCAGCAGCAGACATGGGAATATGGATGTTAAGTATACATGCATCTGGTGGGAAAAAAATGCTAATATCTGCTAAAAAAGCATTGCAATCATTTAAAACACGTCCTTTATTAATTGGTGTTACTGCATTAACTAGTTTAACACATACAGATTTAAAAGATATTGGTATTCAAATGCCATTACAAGATTATATTTTAATTTTATCTAAGCTATCTAGCGATTGCGGTTTAGATGGTGTTGTATGTCCGGGAAAAGAGGCTGAAAAAATTAAATTATTATGTGGTAATAAATACAAAATAATAACCCCAGGTATTAGATGTTTAAATGATTCTACATTTGATCAAAATCAAATTATTACTCCAAAACAGGCAAAAAAATTTCCAATCGACTATATAGTAGTTGGGCGTTCTATTACTTCTTCAAAAAATCCAATTAAAAAATTAAATTTTATAATACAATCTATGCAATAA
- a CDS encoding transglycosylase SLT domain-containing protein, whose product MRLKTLIFSIILILGCNKSLNIKKNFSFSKKQIEKTMYHWNFLIKNASNKYNVDEKLIKSIIYAESSGDPFARSSSNAIGLMQIKPSAAGLDIYRIRGKKGEPSIKELYNPKININIGTSYIRLLQKRNLFGIKNKEIMRYATIVSYVNGASALLKIFSKNQHTAIKIINSITIKKFFQYVKKHPSKQASNYLEKVIKIYKLI is encoded by the coding sequence ATGAGGTTAAAAACTCTTATTTTTTCAATTATTCTTATATTAGGTTGTAATAAATCTTTAAATATAAAAAAAAATTTTTCTTTTAGTAAAAAGCAAATTGAAAAAACAATGTATCATTGGAATTTTCTCATTAAAAATGCATCAAATAAATATAATGTTGATGAAAAATTAATTAAATCTATTATATATGCAGAGTCCTCTGGAGATCCTTTTGCTAGAAGTAGTTCTAATGCAATTGGATTAATGCAAATTAAACCATCTGCAGCAGGTTTAGACATATATCGGATAAGAGGAAAAAAAGGCGAACCTTCTATCAAAGAACTATATAATCCTAAAATTAATATAAATATTGGAACTTCATATATTCGTTTATTACAAAAAAGAAATTTATTTGGAATTAAAAATAAAGAAATAATGAGATATGCAACTATTGTTTCTTATGTTAATGGAGCAAGTGCATTATTAAAAATATTTTCTAAAAATCAACATACAGCAATAAAAATTATAAATAGTATAACAATAAAAAAATTTTTTCAATATGTAAAAAAACATCCTTCTAAGCAAGCGTCAAATTATTTAGAAAAAGTAATAAAAATTTATAAATTAATTTAG
- the purB gene encoding adenylosuccinate lyase: MCLTLLTAISPIDGRYFESTKSLRCIFSEFSFLKYRLKVEILWLKKIIKMDNIINTEKIQKTDILFIDNILKNFTIKDAIYIKNIEKKINHDVKSLEYFLKYKFSKSKRLSFISEFIHFGCTSEDINNIAYALMIKDSLNQVILPLWSEIISFLKKYAIQYKNSALLSMTHGQPATPSTMGKEILNFYYRMQRQFFKLKKIEILAKFNGTTGNYNAYVAAYPDINWHAISQEFITSLNLIWNPCTTQIEPHDYIAEIFGCISLFNNILIDFNRDIWGYISLNYFKQISIDHEIGSSVMPHKINPIDFENSEGNLGLSNALMNHMRNKLPISRWQRDLSDSTVLRNLGVALSYSVIAYCSMLRGIKKLKIHNSQLLKNLNKNWSVLSEAIQTVMRKYNIKNSYEQLKKLTRGKEINQIDIHNFISNLNIPEIEKQRLKNITPANYLGLSVQIIEEETK, from the coding sequence ATGTGTTTAACTTTATTAACAGCTATTTCTCCTATTGACGGTAGGTATTTTGAATCAACTAAATCATTAAGATGCATATTTAGCGAATTTAGTTTTTTAAAATATCGTCTCAAAGTAGAAATTTTGTGGTTAAAAAAAATAATAAAGATGGATAATATAATTAACACTGAAAAGATACAAAAAACAGATATTTTATTCATTGATAATATTTTAAAAAATTTTACTATAAAAGATGCAATATATATTAAAAATATAGAAAAAAAAATTAATCACGACGTTAAATCCTTAGAATATTTTTTAAAATATAAATTTTCTAAATCAAAAAGATTATCATTTATATCAGAATTTATACATTTTGGATGTACTTCAGAAGATATTAATAATATAGCATATGCTTTAATGATAAAAGATTCGCTTAATCAAGTTATTTTGCCCTTATGGTCTGAAATAATAAGTTTTTTGAAAAAATATGCAATTCAATATAAAAATAGTGCTTTGCTATCTATGACTCATGGTCAACCAGCAACTCCTTCTACTATGGGTAAAGAAATTTTAAATTTTTATTATCGCATGCAACGTCAATTTTTTAAATTAAAAAAAATCGAAATATTAGCAAAATTTAATGGAACTACTGGAAATTATAACGCATATGTAGCAGCATACCCAGATATTAACTGGCATGCCATTAGTCAAGAATTTATAACATCGTTAAATCTCATTTGGAATCCATGCACAACACAGATTGAACCACATGATTATATTGCAGAAATATTTGGATGTATATCTCTTTTTAATAATATCTTAATTGATTTTAATCGTGATATTTGGGGATATATATCTCTTAATTATTTTAAACAAATATCAATCGATCATGAAATAGGTTCATCTGTTATGCCTCATAAAATCAATCCTATTGATTTTGAAAATTCTGAAGGTAATTTAGGATTATCAAATGCTTTAATGAATCACATGAGAAACAAACTGCCTATTTCTAGGTGGCAACGTGATTTAAGTGATTCTACAGTTTTAAGAAATTTAGGAGTAGCACTATCTTATTCAGTTATTGCATATTGTTCTATGTTACGTGGTATAAAAAAGTTAAAAATTCATAATTCTCAACTTTTAAAAAATTTAAATAAAAACTGGTCAGTGTTATCTGAAGCTATTCAGACTGTTATGAGAAAATATAATATTAAAAATTCTTATGAACAATTAAAGAAATTAACTAGAGGTAAAGAAATAAATCAAATTGATATACATAATTTTATTTCTAATTTGAATATTCCAGAGATAGAAAAACAACGTTTAAAAAATATAACTCCAGCTAATTACCTTGGATTATCTGTTCAAATTATAGAAGAAGAAACTAAATAA
- a CDS encoding YchE family NAAT transporter, protein MHISIFDFSIYIKFFISLCALVNPIGMIPIFTSMTAHQSTVERKKTNLVSNFSAFLILLISLFLGDSILNIFGISINSFRIAGGLLIMGIAFSMINGKFTKNKRMKKDQEITQENISVVPLAMPLIAGPGAISSTIVWSTYYSTWLNLVGCTISIFLFSLVCWLCFRAAPCVVQILGKTGINIITRVMGLLLMSLGIEFLSTGMKSILNELLH, encoded by the coding sequence ATGCATATTTCAATTTTTGATTTTTCTATATATATAAAGTTTTTTATCAGTTTATGCGCACTAGTTAACCCGATTGGAATGATTCCTATTTTCACTAGTATGACTGCGCATCAGTCTACTGTAGAGCGAAAAAAAACTAATTTAGTATCTAATTTTTCTGCATTTTTAATATTATTAATATCATTGTTTTTAGGTGATAGTATTTTAAATATTTTTGGTATATCTATTAATTCGTTTCGTATTGCAGGAGGTTTGTTAATAATGGGTATTGCTTTTTCTATGATTAATGGAAAATTTACAAAAAATAAACGAATGAAAAAAGATCAAGAAATAACTCAAGAAAACATTAGTGTCGTTCCATTAGCTATGCCTTTAATTGCTGGACCAGGCGCTATTAGTTCAACTATTGTTTGGAGCACATATTATTCTACTTGGCTTAATTTAGTAGGTTGTACAATATCTATTTTTTTATTTTCTTTAGTTTGTTGGTTATGTTTTCGAGCTGCTCCATGTGTTGTTCAAATATTAGGAAAAACAGGAATTAATATTATTACGCGAGTTATGGGTTTGTTATTAATGTCTTTAGGAATAGAATTTCTTAGTACTGGAATGAAATCTATTTTAAACGAATTATTACATTAA
- the rnb gene encoding exoribonuclease II, with the protein MFQNNPLLKQLKKNLHKTTPRVEGIVKSTERGFGFLEIDSQNSYFIPPKNMKKVMHGDKVLALLKMEKDREIVEPEKLIEPVLKRFVGKIEKKDDKLFILPDYPFLKDLIIICYPKKNCTNSFQTGDWAIANLVQHKLNGNTIFCAELIEEIVKHNDPLTPWWVTLSRHKLEKKEPLIEQKDFLLKDNFKRKDLTHLDFITIDNLNTKDIDDALFIQKTKNGDFCLTVAIADPTSYIEIGSKLDIIASKRAFTNYLPGFNIPMLPRELSENICSLIPNERRPVLACSIKIKKDGNISNTVDFFLAWIISKEKLSYDDVSNWIENKGLWKPSKKSIENQILLLYQLCLSRIQWRKLNAVLFKDSLEYRFQFSETGIVKNIVVEKRRIAHKIIEESMIIANIVAANFLSKNLGFGIYNIHSGFDSINAENAVSFLKNYHLKFTAKEIMTLKGFCNLRRVLNVLSNSYIDSRIRRYQSFGDFSTTPSPHFALGFSEYATWTSPIRKYSDMINHRLLKSIIKKEKSIKPNEEIKLKISEQKRKNRIAERDISDWLYTLLLQKKEYQNKTFSAEIIDVSRSGIRAKITENGANVFIPALFLHPVREELMLNQEIGQVFINGNLHFKVSDLIQIVLCEIRLKTRSIIAKPAY; encoded by the coding sequence ATGTTCCAAAACAATCCATTACTTAAACAATTAAAAAAAAATTTACATAAGACAACACCCAGGGTTGAAGGAATAGTAAAAAGCACAGAAAGAGGATTTGGTTTTTTAGAAATTGATTCGCAAAATAGCTATTTTATTCCTCCTAAAAATATGAAAAAAGTTATGCATGGAGATAAAGTATTAGCTTTATTAAAAATGGAAAAAGATCGTGAAATAGTTGAACCTGAAAAATTAATCGAACCTGTTTTAAAAAGATTTGTAGGAAAGATTGAAAAAAAAGATGATAAGTTATTTATTCTGCCAGATTATCCTTTTTTAAAAGATTTAATTATAATATGTTACCCGAAAAAAAATTGTACTAATTCATTTCAAACTGGAGATTGGGCTATAGCTAATTTAGTGCAGCATAAACTCAATGGTAATACTATATTTTGTGCTGAATTAATTGAAGAAATTGTAAAACATAACGATCCTTTAACACCATGGTGGGTAACTTTATCACGTCATAAACTCGAAAAAAAAGAACCTTTAATTGAGCAAAAAGATTTTCTATTAAAAGACAATTTCAAAAGAAAAGATTTAACACATCTTGATTTTATTACAATAGATAATCTTAATACAAAAGATATTGATGATGCCTTGTTTATTCAGAAAACTAAAAATGGAGATTTTTGTTTAACGGTAGCTATTGCAGATCCAACTTCATATATAGAAATTGGAAGTAAATTAGATATAATTGCTTCTAAAAGAGCTTTTACAAACTACCTACCAGGTTTTAATATTCCCATGTTGCCTAGGGAACTATCAGAAAATATATGTTCATTAATACCGAATGAACGTCGCCCAGTGTTAGCGTGCTCTATAAAAATTAAAAAAGATGGCAATATTTCAAATACAGTTGATTTTTTCTTAGCTTGGATTATATCAAAAGAAAAGTTATCTTATGACGATGTATCAAATTGGATTGAGAATAAAGGATTATGGAAACCATCAAAAAAATCTATTGAAAATCAAATTTTACTTTTATATCAATTATGTTTGTCTCGTATACAATGGAGAAAATTAAATGCAGTATTATTTAAAGATAGTTTAGAATATAGATTTCAATTTTCTGAAACCGGTATAGTAAAAAATATAGTTGTTGAAAAAAGAAGAATTGCTCATAAAATTATTGAAGAATCAATGATTATAGCAAATATTGTAGCTGCAAATTTTTTATCAAAAAATCTTGGATTTGGAATATATAATATTCATTCTGGTTTTGATTCTATTAATGCTGAAAATGCTGTGTCTTTTTTAAAAAATTATCATTTAAAGTTTACTGCAAAAGAAATAATGACATTAAAAGGGTTTTGTAATCTTAGACGCGTTTTAAATGTTTTATCAAATAGTTATATTGATAGTCGTATTCGACGATATCAATCTTTCGGGGATTTTAGTACTACCCCCAGTCCACATTTTGCATTAGGATTTTCAGAATATGCTACCTGGACATCACCTATTAGAAAATATAGTGATATGATTAATCATCGTTTGTTGAAATCAATTATAAAAAAAGAAAAAAGCATTAAACCTAATGAAGAAATAAAATTAAAAATTAGTGAACAAAAACGTAAAAATAGAATAGCTGAAAGAGATATTTCAGATTGGCTTTACACATTACTTTTACAAAAAAAAGAATATCAAAATAAAACATTCTCTGCTGAAATTATTGATGTATCTAGGAGTGGAATACGAGCCAAAATTACAGAAAATGGTGCTAATGTTTTTATTCCTGCATTATTTTTACATCCTGTTAGAGAAGAGTTAATGTTGAATCAAGAAATCGGACAAGTATTTATTAATGGTAATTTACATTTTAAAGTTTCTGATTTAATTCAAATAGTATTATGTGAGATTCGATTAAAAACAAGAAGTATTATTGCAAAACCTGCTTATTAA
- the lipA gene encoding lipoyl synthase encodes MNKKINLIPIKNILTKKNKLNKPDWIKIKLPIYTSQINRVKNALRKNNLYSVCEEANCPNLSECFNNGTATFMILGAICTRNCPFCAVSHGKPKNINFEEPNKLANAIFDMGINYVVITSVVRDDLYDGGAQHFVNCMNSIRNKNTVKIEILVPDFRGRIELVLRIFNSELPDVFNHNIENVPRLYKKIRPGANYKKSLLLLESFKKKYNQIPTKSGLMLGIGEKDKEITQVMKDLYSSGVTLLTVGQYLQPSKKHLPVKRYISLSEFENIKKEAISIGFKNAYCGPFVRSSYHASFQN; translated from the coding sequence ATGAATAAAAAAATTAATTTAATACCTATTAAAAATATTTTAACTAAAAAAAATAAATTGAATAAACCAGATTGGATAAAAATTAAATTACCTATTTATACATCTCAAATCAATAGAGTTAAAAATGCTTTACGAAAAAATAATTTATATTCTGTTTGTGAAGAAGCTAATTGTCCAAATTTATCAGAATGTTTTAATAATGGAACTGCAACTTTTATGATTCTTGGGGCTATATGTACACGTAACTGCCCATTTTGTGCAGTATCACATGGAAAACCTAAAAATATAAATTTTGAAGAACCTAATAAGTTAGCAAATGCTATATTTGATATGGGAATTAATTATGTAGTGATTACATCTGTTGTAAGAGATGACTTATATGATGGTGGCGCACAACATTTTGTTAATTGCATGAATTCTATTAGGAATAAAAATACAGTAAAAATTGAAATATTAGTTCCTGACTTCAGAGGAAGAATTGAATTAGTTTTAAGAATTTTTAATTCTGAATTACCTGATGTGTTTAATCATAATATAGAAAATGTTCCTCGACTTTACAAAAAAATTCGTCCTGGAGCAAATTATAAAAAATCATTATTATTATTAGAATCATTTAAAAAAAAATATAATCAAATTCCTACTAAATCAGGTTTAATGTTAGGAATAGGTGAAAAAGATAAAGAAATTACTCAGGTAATGAAAGATCTTTATTCTAGTGGTGTTACATTATTAACAGTAGGACAATATCTTCAACCTAGCAAAAAACATCTTCCAGTAAAACGTTATATATCACTATCAGAATTCGAAAACATTAAAAAAGAAGCAATATCTATTGGTTTTAAAAACGCTTATTGTGGACCATTTGTACGTTCATCATATCATGCAAGTTTTCAAAATTAA
- the cls gene encoding cardiolipin synthase, with the protein MDIFYDSTTCLVVLIYWLIIVNITYCILIKRRSIPTSMSWLLTIYIIPFIGIAIWFFFGEFYLEKRHKKIARKIWSISNQYLNQLKSCKYIFQIKNSDVATSLFQLCKHRQGMSGIKNNKITLLTDNKKTINILIRDIYLARKNIEMVFYIWKPGGLADDVAIALMDSAKRGIQCRLMLDSAGSLDFFRSPWVQKMKKAGIQIVEALKVNLVRMFLHRLDLRQHRKIILIDNYISYSGSMNLVDPNLFKKSSGIGQWIDLMTRIEGPIATTIGMIYSCDWEIETGFKILPKLPNKEMLKNTSSQNSSVQVIASGPGFPKNMIHQALLTAIYSSRNELIMTTPYLVPSDDLLHAICTAAQRGVKVSIIIPLDHDSILVKWASRVFFSELLEAGVKIYQFKNGLLHSKSILVDRQLSLIGTANLDMRSLWLNFEITLVIDDTNFSNKLSLIQKEYISHSELLDENIWSNRAYWKKILEKLFYFLSPLL; encoded by the coding sequence ATGGATATTTTTTATGATTCAACTACGTGTCTAGTTGTTTTAATATATTGGTTAATTATTGTTAATATTACCTACTGTATTTTAATTAAACGTCGTAGCATACCGACTTCTATGTCTTGGCTTTTAACTATTTATATTATTCCTTTTATTGGTATTGCAATTTGGTTTTTTTTCGGTGAGTTTTACTTAGAAAAACGACATAAAAAAATAGCAAGAAAAATCTGGTCTATATCCAATCAATATCTCAATCAACTTAAATCTTGTAAATATATTTTTCAAATAAAAAATAGTGATGTCGCTACCTCTTTGTTTCAATTATGTAAACATAGACAAGGAATGTCTGGAATTAAAAATAATAAAATTACATTGTTAACTGATAATAAAAAAACTATTAATATTTTAATTCGAGATATCTATCTAGCACGTAAAAACATTGAAATGGTATTTTACATTTGGAAACCAGGAGGACTTGCTGATGATGTAGCAATAGCACTTATGGATTCCGCGAAACGAGGAATACAGTGCAGACTAATGCTAGATTCAGCTGGTAGTCTCGATTTTTTTAGAAGTCCATGGGTTCAAAAAATGAAAAAAGCTGGAATTCAAATTGTAGAAGCATTAAAAGTTAATTTAGTCAGAATGTTTTTACACCGATTAGACTTAAGACAACATAGAAAAATAATATTAATCGATAATTATATCTCATACTCTGGAAGCATGAATTTAGTGGATCCAAATCTATTTAAAAAATCTTCAGGAATTGGTCAATGGATTGATCTAATGACACGAATTGAAGGTCCAATAGCGACAACAATAGGTATGATTTACTCATGTGATTGGGAAATTGAGACCGGTTTTAAAATTTTACCTAAATTACCTAACAAAGAAATGTTGAAGAATACATCTAGTCAAAATTCTAGCGTTCAAGTTATTGCATCAGGACCTGGTTTTCCTAAAAATATGATTCATCAGGCTTTATTAACAGCAATTTATTCTTCAAGAAATGAATTGATTATGACTACTCCATATTTAGTACCTAGTGATGATTTATTACATGCTATTTGCACAGCAGCTCAAAGAGGTGTAAAAGTAAGTATTATTATACCACTCGATCACGACTCTATTTTAGTGAAATGGGCAAGTAGAGTTTTTTTTAGTGAATTATTAGAAGCAGGAGTAAAAATCTATCAATTTAAAAATGGATTATTACATAGTAAAAGTATATTAGTTGATCGTCAATTGAGTTTAATTGGCACTGCTAATTTAGATATGAGAAGTTTATGGTTAAATTTTGAAATTACTTTAGTCATTGATGATACTAATTTTAGTAATAAATTATCTTTAATACAAAAAGAGTATATTTCTCATTCTGAATTACTAGATGAAAATATTTGGTCTAATCGTGCATATTGGAAAAAGATATTAGAAAAACTTTTTTATTTTTTAAGTCCGTTATTATAA